A window of Amycolatopsis australiensis contains these coding sequences:
- a CDS encoding N-acyl homoserine lactonase family protein — translation MKIHPLRIGRTKVPFGQFYGGLHGFSLGDFAADKDHFIRVPIHAYLIEHPTVGPVLVDTGISPEQAAHTDYYRGSIMEHVMDADEYDLPADQTMPAQLARLGYRPEDVRAVIITHFHEDHVGPLHLFAHAPVHLGAAEYAARDDKVFGLVPLAYPPSIAAIGDWRPIEFTGPAVGGFTGSADLFGDGRVLALPTPGHSPGSTSVLVDHRFLLTGDAMYTIRHLAVDQVRAIQTGDEAQYVDSIRRIHWLRRERPELLILTAHDHTDYGARLIAGLADGELSDADLAWAKSYEQATFDELANLNPARLPRFVPAADGGPVGHVA, via the coding sequence ATGAAGATCCACCCGTTGCGCATCGGCCGGACCAAGGTGCCGTTCGGGCAGTTCTACGGGGGCCTGCACGGCTTCTCGCTCGGTGACTTCGCCGCGGACAAGGACCACTTCATCCGGGTGCCGATCCACGCCTACCTCATCGAGCACCCCACCGTGGGGCCGGTGCTGGTCGACACGGGGATCAGCCCGGAGCAGGCCGCGCACACCGACTACTACCGCGGTTCCATCATGGAACACGTGATGGACGCCGACGAGTACGACCTGCCGGCCGACCAGACCATGCCGGCCCAGCTCGCGCGGCTGGGCTACCGGCCGGAGGACGTCCGCGCGGTGATCATCACGCACTTCCACGAGGACCACGTCGGGCCGCTGCACCTGTTCGCGCACGCCCCCGTCCACCTGGGAGCGGCCGAGTACGCCGCGCGGGACGACAAGGTCTTCGGGCTGGTGCCGCTGGCCTATCCGCCGTCGATCGCGGCGATCGGCGACTGGCGGCCGATCGAGTTCACCGGCCCCGCCGTCGGCGGGTTCACCGGCTCGGCCGACCTGTTCGGCGACGGGCGCGTGCTCGCCCTGCCCACGCCCGGGCACAGCCCGGGCAGCACCAGCGTGCTGGTCGACCACCGGTTCCTGCTGACCGGGGACGCCATGTACACCATCCGGCACCTCGCGGTGGACCAGGTGCGGGCGATCCAGACCGGTGACGAGGCGCAGTACGTCGACTCGATCCGGCGGATCCACTGGCTGCGCCGCGAACGCCCCGAACTGCTGATCCTCACCGCGCACGACCACACCGACTACGGCGCCCGCCTGATCGCCGGCCTCGCTGACGGTGAACTGTCCGACGCGGACCTCGCCTGGGCCAAGTCCTACGAGCAGGCCACCTTCGACGAACTGGCCAACCTCAACCCGGCCCGGCTGCCGCGGTTCGTCCCGGCCGCAGACGGCGGCCCGGTCGGTCACGTGGCCTGA
- a CDS encoding ATP-binding cassette domain-containing protein encodes MTTSAITASGLRKAYQDKAVLDGIDLDVAAGSVFSLLGPNGAGKTTTVNILTTLVKADGGTVRVAGHDVDAEAEAVRSAIGVTGQFAAVDELLTGRENLQLMVDLSAVGGGKRVVGELLERFELTESADKPASTYSGGMRRKLDLAMTLVGNPRIIFLDEPTTGLDPRSRRTMWSIVGDLVADGVTIFLTTQYLDEADQLADRIAVLDRGRIVAQGTPAELKRQIPGTHVRLRFSTVAELDAASRVIAGSTRDDDTLTLRVPGDGGTKSLRTLLDRLDEYAIAAEEFSVHTPDLDDVFLALTGHTTEVPAK; translated from the coding sequence ATGACCACTTCAGCCATCACCGCTTCCGGGCTGCGGAAGGCTTACCAGGACAAAGCCGTCCTCGACGGCATCGACCTGGACGTCGCCGCCGGGTCCGTCTTCTCCCTGCTGGGGCCCAACGGCGCCGGTAAGACCACCACCGTCAACATCCTCACCACCCTGGTCAAGGCCGACGGCGGCACCGTGCGCGTCGCCGGGCATGACGTCGACGCGGAGGCCGAGGCCGTTCGCTCGGCCATCGGGGTCACCGGCCAGTTCGCCGCCGTCGACGAGCTGCTCACCGGGCGGGAAAACCTGCAGCTCATGGTCGATCTCAGTGCCGTCGGCGGCGGCAAGCGGGTCGTCGGTGAGCTGCTCGAGCGCTTCGAGCTGACCGAGTCCGCGGACAAGCCCGCGTCCACCTACTCCGGTGGCATGCGGCGCAAGCTCGACCTCGCCATGACGCTCGTCGGCAACCCGCGGATCATCTTCCTCGACGAGCCGACCACCGGCCTCGACCCGCGCAGCAGGCGGACCATGTGGTCCATCGTCGGCGACCTGGTCGCCGACGGCGTCACCATCTTCCTCACCACCCAGTACCTCGACGAAGCCGACCAGCTCGCCGACCGGATCGCGGTGCTCGACCGGGGCCGCATCGTCGCCCAGGGCACCCCCGCCGAACTCAAGCGCCAGATCCCGGGCACGCACGTCCGGCTCCGCTTCTCCACCGTCGCCGAGCTCGACGCGGCTTCGCGGGTCATCGCCGGATCCACCCGCGACGACGACACCCTGACCCTGCGCGTGCCCGGTGACGGCGGCACGAAATCCCTCCGGACGCTGCTCGACCGGCTCGACGAATACGCGATCGCCGCCGAAGAGTTCTCCGTCCACACCCCCGACCTCGACGACGTCTTCCTCGCCCTGACGGGCCACACCACGGAGGTTCCGGCGAAATGA
- a CDS encoding ABC transporter permease, producing the protein MSHSTVMLRRNFKHITRNPTSVFNAVLMPIVIMLMFVYMLGDAFDVGVDYVDYATPGLMALAVCYGLGATATSVNSDMTKGIINRFKVMHVSRGAVLTGHVVASVLTNLVAIAALVGVAFLLGFRPSASFLDWLGVVGIVVLLAFAAGWFTVALGLSAKSPETAGMAAVPLVMLPFFSSAIAPAEKMGQGLRQFAQYQPFTPIIETLRGLLNGTPSTGYALAAIGWCAGIAVVGYVWARSTFKKRA; encoded by the coding sequence ATGAGCCACTCGACCGTCATGCTGCGCCGCAACTTCAAGCACATCACCCGGAACCCGACCTCGGTGTTCAACGCGGTCCTGATGCCGATCGTGATCATGCTGATGTTCGTCTACATGCTCGGAGACGCCTTCGACGTCGGAGTCGACTACGTCGACTACGCGACGCCCGGTCTGATGGCGCTGGCCGTCTGCTACGGGCTGGGCGCCACCGCGACGTCGGTGAACTCCGACATGACCAAGGGCATCATCAACCGCTTCAAGGTCATGCACGTCTCGCGCGGCGCGGTCCTGACCGGGCACGTCGTCGCCAGCGTGCTGACGAACCTCGTCGCCATCGCCGCGCTCGTCGGCGTGGCGTTCCTGCTCGGGTTCCGGCCTTCGGCGAGCTTCCTCGACTGGCTCGGTGTCGTCGGCATCGTGGTGCTGCTCGCCTTCGCGGCCGGCTGGTTCACGGTCGCGCTGGGGCTGTCGGCGAAGTCGCCGGAGACGGCGGGCATGGCCGCCGTGCCGTTGGTCATGCTGCCGTTCTTCAGCAGCGCGATCGCGCCGGCGGAGAAGATGGGGCAGGGCCTGCGGCAGTTCGCGCAGTACCAGCCGTTCACGCCGATCATCGAGACCCTGCGCGGTCTGCTCAACGGCACCCCGTCGACCGGCTACGCGCTCGCCGCCATCGGCTGGTGCGCCGGCATCGCCGTTGTCGGGTACGTCTGGGCGCGGTCGACGTTCAAGAAGCGAGCGTGA
- a CDS encoding BTAD domain-containing putative transcriptional regulator gives MQIGMLGPFEVRTDDGGLADVPGARLRGLLIALALEPGHVVPKASLIDWIWGEQPPTDATNALQRLVSRLRKVLPDGSVDGVPTGYRLAVDPDSVDAVRFERLVAQAGEDPRRLREALALWRGPAMQHVGLQDSEAFEAAVTRLEGLRLAALEDRFDAEIDFGPGAVTELTDLVAAHPVRERLVGALMRALVATGRDSEALRVYERTRETLADELGVDPSPELAALHVALLRGELGRRAETRKTNLRAELTSYVGKDADVSAVRELVAGHRLTTLVGPGGSGKTRLATETARTLVGDRPDGAWLVELAPTEGDVAQATLAALKLRDALLGDAPDAEPIDRVVAALRERDMVLVLDNCEHVIESAAAFAHRVLGECRRLRILATSREPLGITGEALWPVAPLLLPAEDADPAKIESAPAVQLLRERAGAVRTDLGDDAATSATLARVCRALDGMPLAIELAAARLRTMSLDQLANRLDDRFRLLTGGSRTALPRHRTLRAVIDWSWELLTDAEREVLRRLSVFSGGATLEAAERVCADDTVEELLTALTEKSLLVAENERYRMLGTIKEYAEQRLAEAGETDPARRAHLMYFTELAETAEPHLRRAQQLEWLAKLEAEHDNIAAAMRGALAAGDAPGAMRLAAAAGWYWWLGGHKTEGNELLLAATTVPGDVAEDVRATVYAFVTGFLTAGRGNDQFQAAEWIHEVHEISARIEHRHPAVELVAALERMVRTPDAFVLAWEPLLASDDPWVRALARLQLGKMRIQLGQGGAEADEHLEAALTEFRALGERWGLSLALCELADRIAMRGESGAASAHYEHAVAVVTEVGAIEDVVRMRARQAQLHWLAGDEQASAAALAEAQRYAERVAWPEALTELALAKAEIARWRGDAGEARRQLDVATAMLGPAAERANIRATTEDLLGYLAEDPGESREHRVAAVEAASEAGHAPTIAQVLVGVADLALRTGQDEQAARLLAASANVRGLADLSDPDTTRIEQAARSRLGDRRFTEAAQDGARTSWRELVEVTLAS, from the coding sequence GTGCAGATCGGGATGCTGGGTCCATTCGAGGTTCGCACGGACGACGGCGGGCTCGCCGACGTGCCGGGTGCGCGGTTGCGCGGGCTGCTGATCGCGCTGGCGCTCGAACCGGGCCACGTGGTCCCGAAGGCGTCGCTCATCGACTGGATCTGGGGCGAACAGCCGCCCACCGACGCGACGAACGCGTTGCAGCGCCTGGTTTCCCGGCTGCGGAAGGTCCTGCCGGACGGCTCGGTCGACGGCGTGCCGACCGGCTACCGGCTGGCCGTCGATCCCGACTCCGTCGACGCCGTGCGGTTCGAACGCCTCGTCGCCCAGGCCGGCGAAGACCCGCGGCGGCTGCGTGAGGCGCTCGCCCTGTGGCGCGGCCCGGCCATGCAGCACGTCGGCCTGCAGGACAGCGAAGCGTTCGAGGCGGCGGTCACCCGGCTCGAAGGTCTCCGGCTGGCCGCGCTGGAAGACCGGTTCGACGCCGAGATCGACTTCGGGCCGGGCGCGGTCACCGAGCTGACCGACCTGGTCGCCGCGCACCCGGTGCGCGAACGGCTGGTCGGCGCGTTGATGCGCGCGCTGGTCGCGACCGGCCGGGACAGCGAAGCTTTGCGCGTCTACGAGCGCACCCGCGAAACCCTTGCCGACGAGCTGGGCGTCGACCCGTCGCCGGAGCTGGCCGCCCTGCACGTCGCGCTGCTGCGCGGTGAGCTGGGCCGGCGTGCGGAGACGCGCAAGACGAACCTGCGCGCCGAGCTGACCAGCTACGTCGGCAAGGACGCCGACGTCAGCGCGGTCCGGGAGCTCGTCGCCGGGCACCGGCTGACCACGCTGGTCGGGCCGGGCGGCTCGGGAAAGACGCGGCTGGCCACCGAAACCGCGCGCACGCTGGTCGGCGACCGGCCGGACGGCGCCTGGCTGGTCGAACTCGCGCCCACCGAGGGAGACGTCGCCCAGGCGACACTCGCCGCGCTCAAGCTGCGAGACGCGCTGCTCGGCGACGCTCCGGACGCGGAGCCGATCGACCGGGTCGTCGCCGCGCTGCGCGAGCGGGACATGGTCCTGGTGCTGGACAACTGCGAGCACGTCATCGAGTCCGCGGCCGCGTTCGCCCACCGCGTGCTCGGCGAGTGCCGCCGGCTGCGGATCCTCGCGACGAGCCGGGAACCGCTCGGCATCACCGGAGAGGCGCTGTGGCCGGTGGCGCCGCTGCTCCTGCCCGCCGAAGACGCCGACCCGGCCAAGATCGAGTCCGCGCCGGCCGTCCAGCTGCTGCGGGAGCGGGCCGGCGCGGTGCGGACGGACCTCGGCGACGACGCCGCGACGTCGGCGACCCTGGCGCGCGTGTGCCGGGCCCTCGACGGGATGCCGCTGGCGATCGAGCTGGCCGCGGCCCGGCTGCGCACCATGTCCCTCGACCAGCTGGCCAACCGGCTCGACGACCGGTTCCGCCTGCTGACCGGCGGCAGCCGCACCGCGCTCCCGCGGCACCGGACGCTGCGCGCGGTGATCGACTGGAGCTGGGAGCTGCTCACCGACGCCGAACGCGAAGTCCTGCGCCGGCTTTCGGTGTTCTCCGGCGGCGCGACGCTCGAAGCGGCCGAACGCGTCTGCGCGGACGACACGGTCGAGGAGCTGCTCACGGCGTTGACCGAAAAGTCGCTGCTGGTCGCCGAAAACGAGCGCTACCGGATGCTCGGCACGATCAAGGAGTACGCCGAACAGCGCCTGGCTGAGGCAGGGGAAACGGATCCGGCGCGCCGGGCGCACCTCATGTACTTCACCGAATTGGCGGAAACGGCGGAGCCGCACCTTCGCCGTGCGCAGCAGCTGGAGTGGCTGGCGAAGCTCGAGGCCGAGCACGACAACATCGCCGCCGCCATGCGCGGTGCGCTCGCCGCCGGTGACGCACCCGGCGCGATGCGGCTGGCGGCGGCCGCCGGCTGGTACTGGTGGCTCGGCGGGCACAAGACCGAAGGCAACGAGCTGCTCCTGGCGGCCACCACCGTTCCCGGCGACGTGGCCGAGGACGTCCGGGCCACGGTGTACGCGTTCGTCACGGGGTTCCTGACCGCCGGCCGGGGCAACGACCAGTTCCAGGCGGCGGAGTGGATCCACGAGGTCCACGAGATCAGCGCGCGGATCGAGCACCGGCACCCGGCCGTCGAGCTGGTCGCCGCGCTGGAACGCATGGTGCGGACGCCGGACGCGTTCGTGCTCGCGTGGGAACCGCTGCTCGCCTCCGATGACCCCTGGGTCCGCGCGCTGGCGCGGTTGCAGCTGGGCAAGATGCGCATCCAGCTCGGCCAAGGCGGCGCGGAGGCGGACGAGCACCTCGAGGCGGCGCTCACGGAGTTCCGCGCGCTCGGCGAACGGTGGGGCCTTTCCCTCGCCCTGTGCGAACTGGCGGATCGCATCGCGATGCGTGGCGAGTCCGGCGCCGCGAGCGCGCACTACGAACACGCGGTCGCGGTCGTCACCGAGGTCGGCGCCATCGAGGACGTCGTGCGGATGCGGGCCCGGCAGGCCCAGCTGCACTGGCTGGCGGGCGACGAACAGGCGAGCGCGGCCGCCCTGGCGGAAGCGCAGCGGTACGCGGAACGCGTCGCGTGGCCGGAAGCCCTGACCGAGCTGGCGCTGGCGAAGGCGGAGATCGCCCGCTGGCGGGGCGACGCCGGGGAAGCACGCCGCCAGCTCGATGTCGCGACGGCCATGCTGGGCCCCGCGGCCGAGCGGGCGAACATCCGCGCGACGACCGAGGACTTGCTCGGCTACCTCGCCGAAGATCCCGGCGAGTCGCGCGAACACCGCGTCGCGGCGGTCGAGGCGGCGTCCGAAGCGGGCCACGCGCCGACGATCGCGCAGGTGCTCGTCGGAGTCGCGGACCTGGCGCTGCGCACGGGTCAGGACGAGCAGGCCGCGCGGCTGCTCGCGGCGAGCGCGAACGTCCGCGGCCTGGCTGATCTGTCCGATCCGGACACGACTCGCATCGAGCAGGCCGCGCGAAGCCGCCTCGGTGACAGGCGGTTCACCGAGGCGGCTCAGGACGGGGCACGGACGAGCTGGCGCGAGCTGGTCGAGGTCACGCTCGCTTCTTGA
- a CDS encoding cytochrome P450 produces the protein MTPDIPNGLPVDRDAGPFDPPRAITRLREARPVSPLRFPDGHDGWLVTGYDEVRQLMADTRFSSRLDLDVVHVPFETPGMPVPTEPSPQLPGMFIAMDPPDHGRLRKRLTGAFTVKRMKQLEEHIAEVVERQLDHLAGLTPPVDLVREFALPVPSLVICGLLGVPYEDRDSFQANSAQFMVRDQSLEEKMGAYVALNTYLSELVTRKRAEPGDDILSDLARHDDLTIEELTGAAFLLLLAGHETTANMLSLGTFALLEHPAELAELRAAPELMPGAVEELLRYLSVADIFYRYATEDLELGGETIGKGSTVVVSLLAANRDPRRFENPDKLDLHRNARGLLSFGHGVHQCLGQQLARIEMRAGFDGLLRRFPGLALAVPAEEVKLRTDMNIYGVHELPVTW, from the coding sequence ATGACCCCCGACATCCCGAACGGCCTCCCCGTGGACCGCGACGCCGGCCCCTTCGACCCGCCCCGCGCGATCACCCGGCTGCGCGAGGCCCGCCCGGTCAGCCCGCTGCGCTTCCCCGACGGGCACGACGGCTGGCTCGTCACCGGCTACGACGAGGTGCGGCAGCTGATGGCCGACACGCGGTTCAGCTCCCGCCTGGACCTCGACGTCGTCCACGTGCCGTTCGAGACGCCCGGCATGCCGGTGCCGACCGAGCCGTCCCCGCAGCTGCCGGGCATGTTCATCGCGATGGACCCGCCGGACCACGGGCGGCTGCGCAAGCGGCTCACCGGCGCGTTCACGGTCAAGCGGATGAAGCAGCTGGAAGAGCACATCGCCGAGGTCGTCGAGCGGCAGCTGGACCACCTCGCGGGCCTGACCCCGCCGGTCGACCTCGTGCGGGAGTTCGCGCTGCCGGTGCCGTCGCTGGTGATCTGCGGACTGCTCGGCGTCCCCTACGAGGACCGGGACTCGTTCCAGGCGAATTCGGCCCAGTTCATGGTCCGCGACCAGTCGCTGGAAGAGAAGATGGGCGCGTACGTCGCGCTGAACACGTATCTGTCCGAATTGGTCACGCGCAAGCGCGCCGAGCCCGGCGACGACATCCTGTCCGACCTGGCCCGCCACGACGACCTGACCATCGAAGAGCTGACCGGGGCCGCGTTCCTGCTGCTGCTGGCGGGCCACGAGACGACGGCCAACATGCTGTCGCTGGGCACGTTCGCGCTGCTGGAACACCCGGCCGAGCTGGCGGAGCTGCGCGCGGCGCCGGAGCTGATGCCCGGGGCGGTGGAGGAGCTGCTGCGGTACCTGTCGGTGGCCGACATCTTCTACCGCTACGCGACGGAGGACCTCGAGCTGGGCGGGGAAACGATCGGCAAGGGCTCGACGGTCGTCGTCTCGCTGCTGGCGGCCAATCGGGACCCGCGACGCTTCGAGAACCCGGACAAGCTGGACCTGCACCGCAACGCGCGTGGCCTGTTGTCGTTCGGCCACGGCGTCCACCAGTGCCTCGGTCAGCAGCTGGCCCGTATCGAGATGCGCGCCGGGTTCGACGGTTTGCTGCGGCGGTTCCCCGGGCTTGCGCTGGCTGTTCCGGCGGAGGAGGTGAAGCTGCGGACGGACATGAACATCTACGGCGTTCACGAGCTGCCGGTCACCTGGTGA
- a CDS encoding DUF6308 family protein — protein sequence MNDYAHQHRLLDDCVRGVHRQESLSALRRYFGEERTRYTGRWFERFAGGGDRPDIANTVTEADVLALNFLSITSLADVAIDTTMTYAYQIRGLLEQIPANLPMHATAWSAYERDAPAHRLWNLFRRCGGSHRPVTASKLMARKRPRLIPVYDSRVRAVLRAPHSEWHCLWSWFHTDPTRIAAVEALRTEAGGIEDISLLRCLDVVLWMRAGVTR from the coding sequence ATGAACGACTACGCCCACCAGCACCGGCTGCTGGACGACTGCGTCCGCGGCGTCCACCGCCAAGAATCACTGTCGGCGCTTCGGCGCTACTTCGGCGAAGAGCGCACCCGCTACACCGGCCGCTGGTTCGAACGCTTCGCCGGCGGCGGCGACCGCCCGGACATCGCCAACACGGTGACGGAAGCCGACGTCCTGGCGCTCAACTTCCTCAGCATCACGAGCCTCGCGGACGTGGCGATCGACACGACGATGACGTACGCGTACCAGATCCGCGGCCTGCTGGAGCAGATCCCGGCGAACCTCCCGATGCACGCGACGGCCTGGTCGGCGTACGAGCGCGACGCACCGGCCCACCGCCTGTGGAACCTGTTCAGACGCTGCGGCGGAAGCCACCGCCCGGTGACGGCGTCCAAGCTCATGGCCCGCAAGCGCCCCCGCCTGATCCCGGTGTACGACAGCCGCGTGCGCGCGGTGCTGCGGGCACCGCACAGCGAGTGGCACTGCCTGTGGAGCTGGTTCCACACGGACCCCACGAGAATCGCGGCGGTGGAGGCACTCCGCACGGAAGCGGGCGGCATCGAGGACATCAGCCTGCTGCGCTGCCTCGACGTGGTGCTCTGGATGCGGGCCGGGGTCACCAGGTGA
- a CDS encoding DMT family transporter: protein MTGWVRVAVLALLWGSGFLWIKLALTGLSPVHLTLVRCALGALTLLVLALATRQRLPRDRRTWGRLVIAAFFCNALPFALFGIGERTVDSGIAGVMNATTPLWSLLIGVLLGTERRLGPARLLGLVLGFGGVLVIFAPWRQSGLLSAGALALLAAGLSYAIAFAYMARKLPPGDTPLALSAAQLTTATALTALALPVSTTAPHLNLTALAAVTILGVFGTGITFYLNYRVLTDEGPTAAATVGYLLPVVSVALGALVLGEPLTPRVVGGMVIVLAAVALTRWPAQAKAPASSPGSLATPKCLAIPPVGGKWPKSLP from the coding sequence GTGACTGGATGGGTGCGCGTGGCCGTGCTGGCGCTGTTGTGGGGCTCGGGTTTCCTGTGGATCAAGCTCGCCCTGACCGGCCTGAGCCCGGTCCACCTCACGCTCGTCCGCTGTGCCCTCGGCGCGCTGACGCTGCTGGTCCTCGCGCTCGCCACGCGGCAGCGGCTGCCGCGGGACCGCCGGACGTGGGGCAGGCTCGTCATCGCCGCGTTCTTCTGCAACGCACTGCCGTTCGCGCTGTTCGGCATCGGGGAACGCACTGTCGACTCCGGGATCGCGGGCGTCATGAACGCGACGACGCCGTTGTGGTCGCTGCTGATCGGCGTGCTGCTCGGCACCGAACGCCGTCTCGGACCCGCGCGGCTGCTCGGGCTCGTGCTCGGGTTCGGTGGGGTGCTGGTGATCTTCGCGCCGTGGCGGCAGTCCGGCCTGCTGAGCGCCGGAGCGCTGGCCCTGCTCGCCGCCGGGCTCAGCTACGCGATCGCATTCGCTTACATGGCAAGGAAACTGCCACCCGGCGACACGCCGCTAGCGCTCTCGGCCGCGCAGCTGACGACGGCCACCGCGCTCACCGCGCTGGCCCTGCCCGTGAGCACCACGGCCCCGCACCTGAACCTGACCGCACTGGCGGCGGTGACGATCCTCGGCGTCTTCGGCACCGGGATCACGTTCTACCTGAATTACCGCGTCCTCACCGACGAAGGCCCGACGGCCGCGGCGACGGTCGGCTACCTGCTGCCGGTCGTGTCGGTCGCGCTCGGGGCGCTGGTCCTCGGCGAACCGCTGACGCCGCGGGTGGTCGGCGGCATGGTGATCGTGCTGGCCGCGGTCGCCTTGACCCGGTGGCCCGCTCAGGCGAAGGCGCCGGCGAGTTCGCCCGGCAGCCTCGCGACGCCGAAGTGCTTGGCGATTCCGCCCGTTGGTGGGAAATGGCCGAAATCGTTGCCGTAA
- a CDS encoding DUF2786 domain-containing protein, which produces MTESDPQLERIRKLLAKAEDPAVTEAEAEAYNKKAAELVARYGIDQAMLAASGASADEIGTLKIPMNDPYSRDKASLLTSVAYPLRCRTLLHRLGQKVESVTVFGFRSDLGRVELLFTSLLLQANTQLTRVRPDGFFPESLAAYRRTWLHGFARAVHERLSRAEQDAVRTAVPGERSAELVVRDRAQMVQHAFDEEYGDLRAAAPRRLSGSGYLDGHDAGRRANLDPSALTRRLKALPAR; this is translated from the coding sequence ATGACCGAGTCAGACCCGCAGCTCGAGCGCATCCGGAAGCTGCTGGCGAAGGCCGAGGACCCGGCGGTCACCGAGGCCGAAGCCGAGGCCTACAACAAGAAGGCCGCCGAGCTGGTCGCGCGGTACGGGATCGACCAGGCGATGCTCGCCGCGTCCGGGGCGAGCGCCGACGAGATCGGGACGCTCAAGATCCCGATGAACGACCCCTACAGCCGCGACAAGGCGAGCCTGCTGACCTCGGTCGCCTACCCGCTGCGGTGCCGGACGCTGCTGCACCGCCTCGGCCAGAAGGTCGAGAGCGTCACCGTCTTCGGCTTCCGTTCCGACCTCGGCCGGGTCGAGCTGCTGTTCACCAGCCTGCTGCTGCAGGCGAACACGCAGCTGACGCGCGTCCGGCCGGACGGCTTCTTCCCCGAGTCGCTCGCCGCGTACCGCCGGACCTGGCTGCACGGTTTCGCCCGCGCGGTGCACGAGCGGCTGTCCCGCGCCGAGCAGGACGCGGTCCGCACGGCGGTCCCCGGCGAACGGTCGGCGGAACTGGTGGTCCGCGACCGCGCGCAGATGGTGCAGCACGCGTTCGACGAGGAGTACGGCGACCTGCGCGCGGCCGCACCCCGCCGCCTGTCGGGCAGCGGCTACCTCGACGGCCACGACGCGGGCAGGCGCGCGAACCTCGACCCGTCGGCGCTCACCCGGCGGCTGAAGGCCTTGCCTGCCCGCTGA
- a CDS encoding GNAT family N-acetyltransferase, whose translation MTTDLVIERFDPAAAGFARCHDLLVASQLADRPGEPPLPLAELAGRWTRPLPGMGTAARWLGFRGDALVEVHFLEAENSGIGLTHIVVHPAARRAGIGGAMLRAVLPALRERGRRVIEGWQVVAGTAGERWAAAMGFRPVRTIVRQALVTAETDRSRWDVPVGAGYRLLRWMGAAPDAVLDSYAALRGAIHDAPLGQSDYRWPEWTSARVRATEAEARAQGLEQRIVAAVHERTGEAAAFTEVCVHPRRPDWAYQRDTAVAAAHRGRGLGRCVKAHMARWLLGERPAIAWISTTTGAENAHMIRVNRESASRRCRR comes from the coding sequence TTGACGACGGACCTGGTGATCGAGCGGTTCGACCCGGCGGCGGCCGGCTTCGCCCGCTGCCACGACCTGCTGGTGGCGAGCCAGCTCGCCGATCGGCCCGGCGAACCCCCGCTGCCCCTGGCGGAACTGGCGGGCCGGTGGACGCGGCCCCTGCCCGGGATGGGCACCGCGGCGCGCTGGCTGGGTTTCCGCGGCGACGCCCTCGTCGAAGTGCACTTCCTCGAAGCCGAGAACAGCGGGATCGGCTTGACGCACATCGTCGTGCACCCGGCCGCCCGGCGCGCGGGCATCGGCGGTGCGATGCTGCGGGCGGTCCTGCCGGCCCTGCGTGAGCGGGGCCGGCGGGTGATCGAAGGCTGGCAGGTCGTCGCCGGCACCGCGGGCGAACGGTGGGCCGCGGCGATGGGCTTCCGGCCGGTGCGCACGATCGTGCGACAGGCACTCGTGACCGCCGAGACCGACCGGTCGCGCTGGGACGTGCCGGTCGGGGCGGGCTACCGGCTGCTGCGGTGGATGGGTGCCGCGCCGGACGCCGTGCTCGATTCCTACGCCGCCCTGCGGGGTGCGATCCACGACGCCCCGCTCGGGCAGTCGGACTACCGGTGGCCGGAGTGGACGTCCGCGCGGGTACGGGCCACCGAAGCCGAGGCGCGGGCGCAGGGCCTCGAACAGCGGATCGTGGCGGCGGTCCACGAGCGCACCGGCGAGGCGGCCGCCTTCACCGAGGTGTGCGTGCACCCGCGCCGTCCGGACTGGGCGTACCAGCGGGACACCGCCGTGGCGGCCGCGCACCGGGGGCGGGGCCTCGGTCGCTGCGTGAAGGCGCACATGGCGCGGTGGCTGCTCGGCGAGCGTCCCGCCATCGCCTGGATCAGCACCACCACCGGTGCCGAAAACGCACACATGATCCGCGTCAACCGGGAGTCGGCTTCACGACGCTGCCGTCGATGA